A region from the Bacteroidota bacterium genome encodes:
- a CDS encoding PD-(D/E)XK nuclease family protein, producing MSLIKNISGLLLQHAPHELKDIMVVFPNRRAGLFLRRELSQALKQPAWLPEILSLEEALSRWSGFAPADNLSMIVELIRFQLAEGGQTGHEAAAFVGYARQMVADFDEIDHSLAPPEAVFSALSEAKAAEVWHPDGSPLSHYEQAYLRFFNSLIHYYRHLYNRLSANGLLWSGAMARQLAVLSTEEWERLLPDTTIWFAGFNALTPAEEKIITTLHGMGKAKLFWDLDEYYLQAGPQGQQLAGTFMRRFMKKYPGLVTDWIGNTLATKPMNITVIATSGAVAQAKALGTMLRNQAFESNTTEQAIVLADEKLLEPVIQSLPEETGAFNITMGYPLSHTPLFQLADNLARLAVQPNSGQQQALPLLLLLDVLTSPAISRSLTGATRNDLLTLVRRMASDGSNLVYIHRLEQHLADLSEETSRLLHKLLEIRSSTASALPGAIGDWLREAGLPDTGDDLAANQYYELMRLLNHLALALQSAGLEAREAVPVLLRQLGQQARIKLSGEPLSGLQVMGVLETRNLAFRRVHLLSANEGSLPPASSHGSLIPADIRRAFGLPMRSDKDAIAAFHFYQLLQHADELVFYYSTEPDALGGGEMSRFLLQIRHELMKINPNISWHEIAFQPPLPSGAAGITIEIPKNEAVLQAIAQKAEAGISPSALSRWFNCSLQFYLADILNIREKTRPGEPPGHNVTGTIIHRAIELIYTPFMNSSLNAKALSELKHSIDRAVDEAFAEVLPGVSTGFGRNALTYAIVKTMVRRAIEADEATIANCKEIKLLQQENQLEATIDGPAGTIKIKGYPDRIDKTGSIVRVIDYKTGSVKEDKLKLKEREDLKQPERKYALQLACYMLMTRKSLAFNYENTSVEGYILPLKLSKPQVVQAQLPFDPDPEMAEFEEFLSETLSEMLNPDVPIAQTMDEKRCKNCTFVRLCNREAMV from the coding sequence ATGAGCCTGATAAAAAATATTTCCGGACTGCTGCTTCAACATGCGCCGCACGAGTTGAAAGACATCATGGTGGTATTTCCAAACCGCCGTGCGGGCTTGTTTCTGCGCCGCGAGCTGAGCCAGGCGCTGAAGCAACCGGCCTGGCTGCCCGAAATCCTCTCGCTTGAGGAAGCTTTGTCGCGCTGGAGCGGCTTTGCCCCTGCCGACAACCTGAGCATGATTGTGGAACTGATTCGTTTTCAGCTTGCTGAGGGTGGCCAGACGGGACATGAAGCAGCTGCTTTTGTGGGTTACGCCCGCCAGATGGTTGCCGATTTCGACGAGATTGATCACAGCCTGGCCCCGCCCGAGGCAGTGTTCAGCGCATTGAGCGAAGCCAAGGCCGCCGAAGTGTGGCACCCGGACGGCAGCCCCCTGAGCCATTACGAACAAGCTTACCTGCGCTTCTTCAACTCGCTCATCCATTACTACAGGCACCTTTACAACCGGCTCTCTGCCAATGGCTTGCTGTGGTCAGGAGCCATGGCCCGGCAACTCGCAGTGCTGTCAACGGAGGAATGGGAACGCCTGCTGCCTGATACAACCATCTGGTTTGCAGGCTTTAATGCACTCACCCCTGCCGAGGAAAAAATCATCACCACCCTGCATGGCATGGGCAAAGCCAAACTGTTCTGGGACCTCGACGAATATTACCTGCAGGCAGGGCCACAGGGTCAGCAGCTGGCCGGAACCTTTATGCGGCGGTTCATGAAAAAATATCCCGGTTTGGTGACCGACTGGATTGGCAACACCCTGGCAACCAAGCCCATGAATATAACTGTTATAGCGACCTCAGGTGCGGTGGCGCAAGCCAAAGCCCTGGGCACCATGCTGCGCAACCAGGCATTCGAATCCAACACTACTGAGCAGGCCATCGTGCTGGCCGACGAAAAACTGCTTGAGCCAGTGATCCAGTCGCTGCCGGAAGAAACCGGCGCTTTTAACATCACCATGGGTTATCCCCTGAGTCACACCCCATTGTTCCAACTGGCCGACAACCTGGCCCGCCTTGCTGTGCAGCCGAATTCCGGACAGCAGCAGGCCCTGCCATTGCTCCTGTTGCTCGACGTGCTCACCAGCCCGGCCATCAGCCGCAGCCTGACAGGCGCCACACGCAACGATTTGCTTACCCTTGTCCGACGAATGGCCTCCGACGGAAGCAACCTGGTGTATATCCACAGGCTGGAGCAGCATCTGGCCGACTTATCGGAAGAAACCTCCAGGCTGCTGCATAAGCTGCTCGAAATCAGGTCGTCCACAGCTTCAGCTTTGCCGGGAGCCATTGGCGACTGGCTGCGTGAAGCAGGCTTGCCCGACACAGGCGACGACCTGGCCGCAAACCAGTATTACGAGTTGATGAGGCTGCTCAATCACCTTGCCCTGGCGCTTCAGTCGGCTGGCCTCGAAGCCAGAGAAGCCGTGCCTGTGCTGCTGCGCCAGCTTGGTCAGCAGGCCCGCATCAAGCTGAGCGGCGAACCGTTGAGTGGCTTGCAGGTGATGGGCGTGCTCGAAACACGCAACTTAGCATTCAGACGCGTTCACCTGCTTTCGGCCAACGAAGGCAGCCTGCCCCCTGCAAGCTCCCACGGCTCGCTGATCCCGGCCGACATCCGCCGGGCATTCGGCCTGCCTATGCGTTCGGACAAGGACGCCATTGCCGCGTTTCACTTTTACCAGCTCCTGCAGCATGCCGACGAGCTCGTGTTTTATTACAGCACAGAACCTGATGCCCTGGGTGGTGGCGAGATGAGCCGCTTCCTGTTGCAAATCAGGCACGAGCTGATGAAAATCAACCCCAACATCAGCTGGCACGAAATCGCCTTCCAACCCCCGCTTCCGTCGGGAGCAGCCGGCATCACCATCGAAATACCCAAGAATGAAGCTGTGCTTCAGGCCATTGCGCAAAAAGCCGAAGCTGGAATCTCGCCTTCGGCCTTGAGCCGCTGGTTCAACTGCAGCCTGCAGTTTTACCTGGCCGACATCCTCAACATCCGCGAAAAAACCAGACCAGGCGAACCCCCGGGGCACAATGTCACAGGCACCATCATCCACCGCGCCATCGAATTGATTTACACGCCTTTTATGAACTCGTCGCTCAACGCCAAGGCCTTATCCGAACTAAAACATTCGATTGATCGGGCGGTGGATGAGGCATTTGCCGAAGTCTTGCCCGGTGTTTCCACCGGTTTTGGCCGAAACGCGCTCACCTATGCCATTGTGAAGACCATGGTGAGACGAGCCATTGAGGCAGACGAAGCTACTATTGCCAACTGTAAGGAAATCAAGCTTTTGCAACAGGAAAACCAGTTGGAAGCCACCATTGACGGGCCGGCCGGCACAATCAAAATCAAAGGCTACCCTGACCGCATCGACAAGACAGGCAGCATCGTCAGGGTGATTGACTACAAAACCGGGTCGGTAAAAGAAGATAAGCTGAAGCTCAAAGAACGGGAAGACCTGAAACAACCCGAGAGAAAATATGCCCTGCAGCTGGCATGCTATATGCTGATGACCCGCAAATCGTTGGCTTTCAACTACGAAAATACTTCTGTGGAGGGCTACATTCTGCCGCTCAAACTAAGCAAACCACAGGTTGTTCAGGCACAGCTTCCTTTTGATCCTGACCCGGAAATGGCTGAATTTGAAGAATTTCTGAGCGAGACTTTATCCGAAATGCTCAATCCGGATGTCCCGATTGCGCAAACCATGGACGAAAAACGCTGCAAAAACTGCACTTTCGTGCGCCTGTGCAACCGCGAAGCTATGGTATAA
- a CDS encoding response regulator: MIKFKQKPLPENLDYNTASTWDKLRYSLRSWRYIGVGKSLLIWFLAISIIPLASISFINFLNAYHGLTIVAEKSLNATSQLRKAYLDTFFTEIIEFLETNSKQKADIELLVNLSNEASKFGSPKAFVRSDRWRALTEHHRDEFKYLANKNGFYDIYYIDAQGNILYSLREEQDMGENVFSGPLQQTRFAASARQSLETGRTLFSDLEFYAPSYNKLSGFFVHPVRVDNGRVIGLIALQVTMDRINQIIRQEAGYGETGQAYIVGSDGLLRTALRFGNQDEIMKKRIENQKVKDWMFFLSNRNNPGLLREKELDKEKVSTYDSDLNGKYVLGIYRNLDLLEKLGANWALIEEIEHSEAFAYARKLSDIVKITFIITIVLVFFTSILVTRWFVNPIKQLSSWAKQVAVGQLDTKNIKAPNNEIGEMVQTFTNLVQALQKYARVARLMAIGDYSEKVDVRSEEDVLANSMNTMVESFKQVVEQANRIAKGDFSVNITPRSEKDTLNIALFEMTRMLAINAEENRNQDWLKTGINLLDSAMSGNQTVEELSSKVLEMLSPYVGAHAAALHIPGQEAGVFELKSVYGLGADFKIKHQTIQTGVGLAGKVAETLQACVVNTQTEEPFEIHTGSGTINARELYIMPLVHEKQVVGLLELASLNHFGELQKKFLSMASANIALGIRTAMANEKVRELLRQTQEQANELAVQQEELRQMNEELQEQTAALRLSEENLQAQQEELRVTNEELEERTRALELQREILKQKNKELEEARAEIERKARDLEQASRYKSEFLANMSHELRTPLNSILVLSQLLAENKKNHLDAKELEYARTIHSSGADLLELINEILDLSKVEAGRIDLFIENLYIDDVAEYIRKTFGPLAEKKGLELFVNIAANVPKQVRTDPQRVMQILKNLFSNAIKFTHKGSVSLNIYQPAPGQLPRHSLLDPASTIAFSVADTGIGIAPDKLEVIFEAFRQADGTTSRKYGGTGLGLSISKAFTELLGGELGVESKEGQGTTFTLFLPTEFSQKEKAKSETEAAIADKPAETSPAQPENNPEPAPAPTTSKDGNFRTDNVSQANDDRNSIGEGDRVLLIIEDDPRFASLLSDLAHEHQFKTLVAGDGESGLHFADYYKPSAIILDVGLPGIDGYEVIDRLKKNPRTRHIPVHFISASDKSLEALRKGAIGYLQKPVDPDSLQKAFDRIESIVSGQHRRLLVVEDEELTRKSIVGLMSGEDVQIEAVESGEEALKLLQTETFDCLILDLGLQGMSGFELLDHIKKDPKISQLPVVVYTSKELSKDEDMMLQRYADSIILKGARSFERLLAETTLFLHQVQEKLPEKKQEILRKIHEREDVLSGKTVLIVDDDMRNVFALTSLLDNYGIKTVIAKNGREGIEKLKNNPGIDLVLMDIMMPEMDGYEAMRQIRKDVRYQRLPLIALTAKAMKDDREKVMAAGANEYLTKPFDTEKLLSLLRVWLYK; encoded by the coding sequence ATGATCAAGTTCAAACAAAAACCGCTGCCGGAAAACCTCGACTACAACACTGCAAGCACCTGGGACAAACTGCGTTACTCGCTCCGCTCGTGGCGATACATTGGCGTGGGCAAGTCGCTTCTGATCTGGTTTCTGGCCATTTCCATCATTCCGCTGGCCTCCATCAGTTTCATCAACTTCCTGAATGCCTACCACGGCCTGACCATCGTGGCCGAAAAGTCGCTCAATGCCACCTCCCAGCTCCGCAAAGCCTACCTCGACACTTTTTTCACTGAGATCATCGAATTTCTTGAGACCAACAGCAAACAGAAAGCCGACATCGAGCTGCTCGTCAATCTTTCGAACGAAGCGTCGAAGTTCGGTTCGCCCAAGGCCTTCGTCAGGTCCGACCGCTGGAGAGCACTCACCGAGCACCACCGCGACGAGTTCAAATATCTAGCCAACAAAAATGGCTTTTACGACATCTACTACATTGATGCACAGGGGAATATCCTCTACTCCCTGCGCGAAGAACAGGATATGGGCGAAAATGTTTTCAGCGGCCCGCTGCAGCAAACCAGGTTTGCCGCCTCTGCGCGCCAGTCGCTCGAAACCGGTCGCACCCTGTTTTCCGACCTCGAGTTTTATGCACCTTCGTACAATAAACTATCCGGCTTTTTTGTGCATCCTGTACGGGTGGACAACGGTAGGGTGATTGGACTGATTGCGTTGCAGGTCACCATGGACCGCATCAACCAGATCATCCGCCAGGAAGCAGGCTATGGCGAAACCGGCCAGGCCTACATTGTGGGCTCCGATGGCCTGCTGCGCACCGCACTGCGCTTTGGCAACCAGGACGAAATCATGAAAAAACGCATCGAAAACCAGAAGGTGAAAGACTGGATGTTTTTTCTGAGCAACCGCAACAATCCCGGGCTGCTGCGCGAAAAAGAACTCGACAAGGAAAAGGTTTCGACCTACGACAGCGACCTCAACGGAAAATATGTGCTGGGCATCTACCGCAACCTCGACCTGCTCGAAAAACTTGGGGCCAACTGGGCGCTTATCGAAGAAATTGAGCACTCCGAAGCCTTTGCCTACGCCCGTAAACTTTCCGACATCGTCAAAATTACGTTCATCATCACCATCGTCCTGGTTTTCTTTACCTCGATTCTGGTCACCCGATGGTTTGTCAACCCCATCAAGCAGCTATCCTCCTGGGCCAAACAAGTGGCTGTGGGTCAGCTGGATACCAAAAACATAAAAGCGCCGAACAACGAGATAGGCGAAATGGTGCAAACCTTCACCAACCTTGTGCAGGCCTTGCAAAAATATGCCAGGGTAGCCCGGTTGATGGCCATAGGCGACTATTCGGAAAAAGTGGATGTGCGCAGCGAAGAAGACGTGCTGGCCAACTCGATGAATACCATGGTGGAAAGCTTTAAGCAGGTAGTGGAGCAGGCCAACCGCATTGCCAAAGGCGACTTCAGTGTGAACATCACGCCACGCAGCGAAAAAGATACGCTCAACATTGCCCTGTTCGAGATGACGCGCATGCTGGCCATCAATGCCGAAGAAAACCGCAACCAGGATTGGCTCAAGACCGGCATCAACCTGCTCGATTCGGCCATGAGCGGCAACCAGACTGTGGAAGAGCTCAGCAGCAAAGTGCTCGAAATGCTTAGCCCTTATGTAGGCGCCCATGCTGCAGCCCTCCATATTCCGGGACAGGAAGCTGGCGTATTCGAATTAAAGTCGGTTTATGGCCTCGGTGCAGACTTTAAAATTAAGCACCAGACCATTCAAACCGGCGTGGGACTGGCAGGCAAGGTAGCCGAGACCTTGCAGGCCTGTGTGGTGAACACCCAGACTGAAGAACCGTTTGAAATCCATACCGGCAGCGGCACCATAAACGCGCGCGAGCTCTACATCATGCCGCTAGTGCATGAAAAACAGGTGGTTGGCCTGCTCGAACTGGCCTCGCTGAACCATTTCGGAGAGTTGCAGAAAAAATTCCTGTCCATGGCATCGGCCAACATCGCCCTGGGAATCCGTACTGCAATGGCCAACGAGAAAGTGCGCGAACTGCTGCGACAGACGCAGGAACAGGCCAACGAACTGGCCGTGCAGCAAGAAGAGTTGCGCCAGATGAATGAAGAATTGCAGGAACAAACCGCAGCCCTGCGCCTGTCGGAAGAAAACCTGCAGGCTCAGCAGGAAGAGCTGCGTGTGACCAACGAAGAACTCGAAGAGCGCACGCGTGCACTGGAACTGCAACGCGAGATACTGAAACAGAAAAACAAAGAGCTCGAGGAAGCACGGGCCGAGATAGAGCGCAAAGCCCGCGACCTGGAACAAGCCTCGCGCTACAAATCGGAGTTCCTGGCCAATATGTCGCACGAGCTGCGCACACCTCTCAACAGCATTTTGGTACTCTCGCAACTACTGGCCGAAAACAAGAAAAACCACCTCGACGCCAAAGAGCTCGAATATGCCCGAACCATCCACAGCTCCGGGGCCGACCTGCTCGAACTCATCAACGAAATACTCGACCTGAGCAAGGTGGAAGCCGGACGCATTGACCTGTTTATCGAAAACCTGTACATCGACGATGTGGCAGAATACATCCGCAAAACCTTCGGCCCACTGGCCGAGAAAAAAGGCCTGGAGCTCTTTGTAAATATTGCTGCCAATGTGCCCAAACAGGTGCGCACCGACCCGCAACGTGTGATGCAGATTCTTAAGAATCTGTTTTCCAACGCCATAAAATTCACCCACAAAGGCAGCGTCTCGCTCAATATCTACCAGCCCGCACCAGGACAGCTCCCCCGACACAGCCTGCTCGACCCTGCCAGCACCATAGCTTTTTCAGTGGCTGATACGGGCATTGGCATAGCCCCCGACAAGCTGGAAGTCATTTTCGAGGCATTCCGCCAGGCCGATGGCACTACCAGCCGAAAATACGGAGGCACCGGTCTCGGACTCAGCATCAGCAAGGCATTCACCGAACTTCTCGGAGGTGAACTTGGCGTGGAAAGCAAGGAAGGACAGGGCACGACATTCACGTTATTCCTGCCCACAGAGTTTTCGCAAAAGGAAAAAGCAAAATCAGAAACTGAAGCTGCCATAGCAGACAAGCCGGCAGAAACCTCACCGGCGCAGCCCGAAAACAATCCTGAACCCGCCCCTGCACCAACAACCAGCAAAGACGGCAACTTCCGCACCGATAATGTGAGCCAGGCCAATGACGACCGCAATTCGATAGGTGAGGGCGACAGGGTGCTGCTGATCATCGAAGACGATCCGCGTTTTGCCTCGCTCTTGAGCGACCTGGCACACGAACACCAGTTTAAAACGCTGGTGGCAGGCGATGGGGAATCGGGATTGCATTTTGCCGATTACTACAAACCCTCGGCCATCATCCTCGACGTGGGTCTGCCGGGCATCGACGGATATGAAGTGATCGACCGGCTGAAGAAAAACCCGCGCACCCGGCACATTCCCGTACATTTTATCTCGGCCTCCGACAAAAGCCTCGAAGCCTTGCGCAAAGGCGCCATAGGCTATCTCCAGAAACCTGTGGACCCCGATTCGCTTCAAAAAGCCTTCGACCGCATCGAGAGCATCGTCTCAGGTCAGCACCGCAGGCTGTTGGTGGTGGAAGATGAAGAACTTACCCGCAAGAGCATCGTCGGACTCATGTCGGGCGAAGATGTGCAGATCGAAGCCGTGGAATCGGGCGAGGAGGCACTGAAACTGCTTCAGACCGAAACCTTCGATTGCCTCATTCTCGACCTTGGGCTCCAGGGTATGAGCGGATTCGAGCTGCTCGACCACATCAAAAAAGACCCTAAGATAAGCCAGCTGCCGGTTGTGGTTTATACCAGCAAAGAACTGAGCAAAGACGAAGACATGATGCTGCAGCGCTATGCCGACAGCATCATCCTCAAGGGCGCCCGCTCGTTTGAACGCCTGCTGGCCGAAACCACCCTGTTCCTGCATCAGGTGCAGGAAAAACTGCCCGAGAAAAAACAGGAAATCCTCCGCAAAATACACGAGCGCGAAGACGTGCTTAGCGGCAAAACCGTGCTGATTGTGGACGACGACATGCGCAATGTATTTGCACTGACCAGCTTGCTCGACAATTACGGCATCAAAACCGTCATAGCCAAAAACGGTCGCGAAGGCATCGAAAAACTCAAAAACAATCCAGGCATCGACCTGGTGCTGATGGACATCATGATGCCCGAGATGGACGGCTACGAAGCCATGCGGCAGATCCGCAAGGATGTGCGCTATCAGCGGCTACCCCTCATCGCCCTGACCGCCAAAGCCATGAAAGACGATCGCGAAAAGGTGATGGCCGCCGGCGCCAACGAATACCTCACCAAACCCTTCGACACCGAAAAGCTGCTGTCGCTGCTAAGGGTATGGCTTTATAAATGA
- a CDS encoding NTP transferase domain-containing protein: MSHHPKTAMILAAGLGTRLGSLTASKPKALVEVHGRSLLEINLRKLERLGYEQVIINTHHHHGQIEAFVRNFDSGLRISLSHEPGQPLETGGGLLKALPLVPENNHLLLHNVDIITDLDVNALHDTLIKRGAAAALAVSKRETSRMLLFDKDDCLAGWINLQTGEQLSVKNRQPVKTFAFSGISCIDPVFLAGRPVERISLVQLLLNMADAHNIVAVKAEASYWFDLGKATQLAGIEAALKNINF; encoded by the coding sequence ATGAGTCACCATCCAAAAACGGCCATGATACTTGCGGCAGGACTGGGCACCCGGCTTGGCAGCCTCACTGCCTCCAAACCCAAAGCGCTGGTCGAAGTCCACGGCCGGAGCCTGCTCGAGATCAACCTCCGCAAACTGGAACGCCTGGGCTACGAACAGGTCATCATCAACACCCACCACCATCACGGGCAAATAGAGGCTTTTGTACGGAATTTCGACAGTGGGTTGCGCATCAGCCTGTCGCATGAACCCGGCCAGCCCCTCGAAACCGGTGGCGGGCTGCTGAAGGCCCTGCCGCTTGTGCCGGAAAATAACCACCTGCTCCTGCATAATGTGGACATCATCACCGATCTGGATGTCAACGCCTTGCACGACACCCTCATCAAGAGAGGCGCAGCTGCCGCGCTTGCCGTAAGTAAGCGCGAAACCTCCCGCATGCTGCTTTTCGACAAAGACGACTGCCTTGCCGGCTGGATCAACCTTCAGACAGGCGAGCAACTGTCGGTGAAAAACCGCCAGCCGGTGAAAACATTTGCTTTTTCGGGTATTTCGTGCATCGACCCGGTTTTCTTAGCCGGCCGGCCTGTGGAACGCATCTCGCTGGTGCAACTCCTGCTCAACATGGCTGATGCACACAACATAGTGGCTGTGAAGGCCGAAGCCTCCTATTGGTTCGACCTGGGCAAAGCCACCCAGCTCGCCGGGATAGAGGCTGCATTGAAAAACATTAACTTTTGA
- a CDS encoding response regulator yields the protein MSETPKFNILIVDDRPENLLTLEGILENEDLNILKAQSGNEALALMLEHNIALVLMDVQMPGMDGFEVAEIMRSNERTKYIPIIFVTAISKQRQHIFRGYETGAVDYLYKPLDLEILQSKIRAFIQLFQHKNALEETTRKLEKTIDELNQAKKAAEEATNAKSAFLATMSHEIRTPLNGIIGMADLGLMDNTLTPAQRERLLDIRNSGESLLEIINEILDISKIEADKLELEEIEFSIREVVEKIVNLLSVKMQQENLEFVCDISPDLPDILIGDPLRIRQVLINLISNAIKFTESGMVRLSIKMLDHVEEQVSIEFAVEDTGIGIPKEKLSRLFQSFTQVDTSTTRTHGGTGLGLTISQRLVNMMGGNITVQSEFGKGSIFSFKLNMVTGEQKEEPWKIVLKKPNAEYIVLVLEDHPHSAQSIQHLLSAWGISHATTKDVEESLDLLEQQKFDMVMIDYFLEGHQGDEVAQLILRLLPDEKKPHIVLLAPSKASVDVLRVKKEIPFDFLTKPLLQHNLRKYLLEHFGPEEARPQTAEAPAASADAVAPKAKLNILVAEDQVINRKIVVQLLEKKGYNVKAVENGREAFEHAVSQRYDLILMDVQMPEMDGFEATQHIRNSEKDKNYHTPIVAMTAHAMKGDREKCLAAGMDHYITKPINPAELYETIEKFSR from the coding sequence ATGAGCGAGACACCAAAATTCAACATCCTGATTGTTGACGACCGGCCGGAGAATCTTCTTACGCTTGAAGGCATTCTGGAAAATGAGGACCTGAATATCCTGAAGGCACAATCGGGCAATGAAGCGCTTGCCCTGATGCTGGAGCACAACATCGCACTTGTGCTCATGGACGTACAGATGCCCGGCATGGATGGTTTTGAGGTTGCTGAGATTATGCGCAGCAACGAGCGCACAAAATATATCCCCATCATTTTTGTCACTGCCATCAGCAAGCAGCGTCAGCACATCTTCCGGGGATATGAAACAGGTGCGGTGGATTATTTGTACAAACCGCTCGACCTCGAAATCCTTCAGAGCAAAATCAGGGCTTTCATCCAGCTCTTTCAGCATAAAAACGCCCTGGAGGAGACCACCCGCAAACTCGAGAAGACCATCGATGAGCTCAATCAGGCCAAAAAAGCTGCAGAAGAAGCCACCAATGCCAAAAGCGCATTTCTGGCCACCATGAGCCACGAAATACGCACCCCGCTCAATGGCATCATTGGCATGGCCGATCTGGGCCTGATGGACAATACCCTGACGCCTGCCCAGCGCGAACGGCTGCTCGACATCCGCAACTCCGGCGAATCGCTGCTCGAAATCATCAACGAAATCCTCGACATCTCGAAAATTGAAGCCGATAAACTTGAGCTCGAAGAAATAGAGTTTTCGATACGCGAAGTGGTCGAGAAAATTGTCAACCTGCTCTCGGTGAAGATGCAGCAGGAAAACCTCGAGTTTGTGTGCGACATCAGTCCCGACCTGCCCGACATCCTCATTGGCGACCCGCTGCGCATCCGGCAGGTGCTCATCAACCTGATCAGCAATGCCATCAAGTTTACCGAAAGCGGCATGGTGCGCCTGAGCATTAAAATGCTCGACCACGTGGAAGAGCAGGTTAGCATTGAGTTTGCAGTCGAAGACACCGGCATTGGCATCCCCAAAGAAAAGCTGAGCCGCTTGTTCCAGTCGTTTACCCAGGTGGACACTTCCACCACGCGCACCCATGGAGGTACCGGTCTTGGCCTCACCATCAGCCAGAGACTGGTCAATATGATGGGCGGCAACATCACCGTGCAATCGGAGTTTGGCAAAGGAAGCATCTTCTCCTTCAAGCTCAATATGGTGACAGGAGAACAAAAAGAGGAACCCTGGAAGATTGTGCTGAAAAAACCCAATGCCGAATATATCGTGCTGGTACTCGAGGACCATCCCCACTCGGCCCAATCCATCCAGCACCTCCTCTCGGCCTGGGGCATCTCGCACGCCACTACCAAAGATGTGGAAGAAAGCCTCGACCTGCTCGAACAACAAAAGTTCGACATGGTGATGATTGATTATTTCCTCGAAGGCCATCAGGGCGACGAAGTGGCACAGCTCATCCTTCGCCTTTTGCCCGACGAAAAAAAACCTCATATCGTACTGCTGGCACCCAGCAAAGCCTCGGTGGATGTGCTCAGGGTGAAAAAGGAAATTCCTTTTGATTTTCTCACCAAACCCCTGTTGCAGCACAACCTGCGAAAGTATCTGCTGGAACATTTCGGTCCGGAGGAAGCCAGACCCCAGACTGCTGAAGCTCCGGCAGCGTCAGCGGACGCCGTGGCCCCTAAAGCAAAGCTCAATATTCTTGTAGCCGAAGACCAGGTGATCAACCGCAAAATCGTGGTACAGTTGCTTGAAAAGAAAGGATACAACGTCAAGGCCGTCGAAAACGGTCGCGAAGCCTTCGAGCACGCGGTTTCGCAACGTTACGACCTGATTCTCATGGACGTACAGATGCCTGAGATGGACGGTTTCGAAGCCACACAACACATCCGGAATTCCGAAAAAGACAAAAACTACCACACACCTATCGTAGCCATGACGGCCCACGCCATGAAAGGCGACCGTGAAAAATGTCTGGCGGCCGGCATGGATCACTACATCACCAAGCCCATCAATCCGGCCGAATTGTACGAAACTATCGAAAAATTCTCGCGCTGA